TTTTGTTAATGAATTCTAAAAGTAGATGAAGATGTATACTAACAGTgtacacaataataataattcataatataTGTAGACTAATAATCAAAATACGTCAAATGATGGAATTATATATAAGTATGAGAGCTTTAGTACATTGATTTTTCTTAAAGAAATCTTAAAGTTATGCATAAATTCTAACTAGGAATTTTGCAAAATAAACGAGAATAAAGTACaaacataattaattaaatcacaaaaatatatatttttacctaATTTGAATTTTGGTATTTGAAATTGTTTCTACCATTTTCAATCAGATATATAGTATAGTTTCTTTTCTCCAGCATCTTTGCTCCATTTTTATGTAGGTTACTTATTTCTTATCTAATCTCAAAgtattgaaatatatatattaatgtaatTTTCTTCAGAGGCCGTTAGCAGCCGCTGTGGAGGATTGGTTAgtttgaattttcttttctccaatAGCTGATGAGCTACAGCTCGCGCTCCTCCTGATcaggaccaatcagagctgacGTCGCTCCGGCAGTTCCTTTATAAAGCCGCTGTTCGCTGTCTGACAGGATTCCTTCTTTCGCTGTGAACACAGAGAAAACCGAGAAACTACAATGGCAAGAACCAAGCAGACAGCCCGTAAATCCACCGGAGGCAAAGCTCCCAGAAAGCAGCTGGCGACCAAGGCTGCCCGTAAGAGCGCCCCGGCCACCGGCGGCGTGAAGAAGCCCCACCGTTACAGGCCCGGTACCGTGGCTCTCAGAGAGATCCGCCGCTACCAGAAGTCCACCGAGCTGCTGATCCGCAAGCTGCCCTTCCAGCGCCTGGTGAGGGAGATCGCTCAGGACTTCAAGACCGACCTGCGCTTCCAGAGCTCCGCCGTCATGGCTCTGCAGGAGGCCAGCGAGGCTTACCTGGTCGGTCTGTTCGAGGACACCAACCTGTGCGCCATCCACGCCAAGAGGGTCACCATCATGCCCAAAGACATCCAGCTGGCCCGCCGCATCCGCGGAGAGAGGGCTTAAACTGACCCCAGACCtgtttacaacaacacaaaggctcttttaagagccacctcACTCTGAACTAAAGACCTTCTtcctgttgctgttgaattataTTAATGATAGTCATCATTAAATATAATAccatttatatttcatgttaaaGATGacacttttgttgtgttttattgacTCTTGAAATAACGTCAAGTATAAACCCTGATGTATCTTGATATATCAgggtttatttttcaatataATTTGTAACAAACATTCCTGTTAACCATGG
The Enoplosus armatus isolate fEnoArm2 chromosome 13, fEnoArm2.hap1, whole genome shotgun sequence genome window above contains:
- the LOC139295290 gene encoding histone H3, with the translated sequence MARTKQTARKSTGGKAPRKQLATKAARKSAPATGGVKKPHRYRPGTVALREIRRYQKSTELLIRKLPFQRLVREIAQDFKTDLRFQSSAVMALQEASEAYLVGLFEDTNLCAIHAKRVTIMPKDIQLARRIRGERA